From Leptospira meyeri:
GAGCTTTATAAGTTTTGTCTGTTCCTATTTGTCCTTGGATTGTGGCATTATAAAATTGAAACGTTCCACCGGGGTTTATATAGAAATACCAATATCCTTTCCCATCTTCATGAAGAATGGGAGGACCGGGTTGTAAAGCTGAACTTCCTGGTCCTGGGGTTTTATCAACGTTCCCAAATCGAAAGATAAGTCCAAATGATGCATCAGTTTGGATATTCCCTAGATTCAAATTGTATTGTGTACCAAAAAACCGATGATGAAACTTTCTTACATCAGTTCGCAATGCACCTGAATAGGAATTTGGAATTTGTGTATCCCAACCTTGTGGTGTTGGCGAACCAATTAAGTTGTGAAAATTCATTTGGGCTGACTTGCCACCGACAGAAGGCCCAATCATTCCCACTTCTAATTCTGTAGTGATACTTGTGTCTTCAGTTGCAGTCGTTAAAGAATTACTAAAGTAGGCTCGACTTGAATAAGGTCTATCTCCATAAGATACATCCGCCTTTGTGATGTTAGTTGGTGTATAGAACTCCTGTCCTAAAGCAAATCCTTGCAGATGTTTTGTAGTTTGAGACGGAGTAATAAATAAATCATTCCAGTATCCTAATATTCTTCTAGTGGGATTGGATTCACCAGCAGTCATATGAAATTCCAATCGAGAACCATTTGTATAATAACGATCGGAAAAGGCTCCAAAAGCATCATTTTCCATTATGAGTCGAATCTGATACTGGTCTTTGGGCTCGAGAACAGTTTTTTCTATCTCAGGTAGGACTTCCTTTTTGGTCGGGTTTTGTTTTTTTGTCACCTTCGTTGTTTGGGCCTTCAAACTAATATTAAAAATAACCAAAAGGACAAGGAGGTGTAAGGCTTTCATGGTCCTATAGAAAAATCCCTAGAGGAATTCGCAAGGAACTCTCCAGGGATTTGGGGAATGTATGGTAAGATTAATTGACTGTTAAGGTTCCCATTTGGGCATCAGAAAAGGAAAGTCCGGGATTGGAACCATTTCCATCTAAATCACAGTAAGTTGTTGATGTGATGCCAGCGATGGAAAACCGAAAAACAAATCGATAAGTACCTGGTGTGGAAGGAGCGGTAAGGGTCGTGAAATATTCATCGTCATTACCAATCTGAAGGTTATACGTTGCAGGTGTAAATACCCATAAATGAGGGTGGGTGATCGGGTTTGTATTGTTTGGACCATAACCTGCACTTGCTGCAACCCTGTTATCAGCTCCTGCTACATCAGAAATACCTGTATGATAAACTCTACCATAAACGATATCAGTGGTTCCACCAGCGTTTGCGATGAGACCATTTGGCCATTGTAAAACGCAGTAGTGTACGATCGGTAAATTCGTCGGTGTTTTGTTTACTTCGGTGCTGAGAGAACTTTCTCCTCCTGCATGAATTGCGACCAACCGAAAGTAATAAACAGTATCGTTGGTGAGTCCAGTCACAACAATGGGAGAGGATGTACCGGAAACCGATGCATTACTTGTCGTGACCCCAGCCGAAGTTCCATAATAAACTTTGTAACTAGTGGCTCCCGCTACTGTCGAAAAGGCGATGGAGATTTGAGTGTTGCCTACGGTTGCAGAAGAGATTGTCGGTGTCGAAGGGGGGCCGACGGACACAGCTAAACTTGAAACTGTAGAATTATTTCCCGCTTGGTCACAACTTCTAGCCTTTATCGTATAACTTCCATTTGGTAAAGTTGCTGCTGTTGTATATTCCGTGCCACTAGAAATCGTACATGCCGATCCACCACTAAAAGAAGGGTCGGTTCCTGAGGTTGAATATGCAGTTTTTTTGCAACCTGTTCCGCCAGTATCACTACAACTTAAGTTAACAGTCGTTCCACTGGGATGTGGTCCACCCGTTGTGGGAGAAGTGATACTTACGTTTGGTGCCGTAGTATCCTTGGTAAGTGAGAAGGAATTGGATCCATAATTAGAAACAAGGTTTGCAACGCAGATTCGAATTGTATTTGATCCGACAGAAAA
This genomic window contains:
- a CDS encoding lipid A deacylase LpxR family protein, with the translated sequence MKALHLLVLLVIFNISLKAQTTKVTKKQNPTKKEVLPEIEKTVLEPKDQYQIRLIMENDAFGAFSDRYYTNGSRLEFHMTAGESNPTRRILGYWNDLFITPSQTTKHLQGFALGQEFYTPTNITKADVSYGDRPYSSRAYFSNSLTTATEDTSITTELEVGMIGPSVGGKSAQMNFHNLIGSPTPQGWDTQIPNSYSGALRTDVRKFHHRFFGTQYNLNLGNIQTDASFGLIFRFGNVDKTPGPGSSALQPGPPILHEDGKGYWYFYINPGGTFQFYNATIQGQIGTDKTYKAQSRESAFSNWDNYLNNPTPETGEREILYRALAEDNGKNSLQRYILFNEFLVKGTTNPYDVGLNYLIFNNIFNGAEDIERGMRLFLLKNLSDQWDQIPDNARALAIYSIFRPDGGKLPPIVRLYSYEILSQFILDPKQREILLQLLREEIEYRDEKTYVADLKRAVGFVRAGFVSVSNAGFLFGIHYNYQTIDFQAGKGLPQQHQWLGFQLGKVF